GAAAGCTAACGTTGACCAACAAAGTTGCCACAGGTTATTAGTTccaataataaagtataaaacgggtataaaaataacaaacacacaaagaaaagaaaaaggctACGACTTGTAAGAGAGAGAACGTGCATATAACCATTCTCAAAATAatgcataacaaattacttaaCTACTACTGTCTACTACTAATGACAGTCTTATATTTACTTAGAGAAATTTCCggaatttatgtgtgaaattacatttaaaatttaccacgagatttacggtgaaggaaaacatcgtgaggaaacctgcacacatcgGCGAAGAAattttaatggtgtgtgtgaagctcccaatccgctctgggcccgtgtgggaactacggccctagcccCCTCGTtctagaggaggcctgtgccctgcagtgggacacacgcaagtagcgccatacttgctgaaAAGAGaagtgttttaaatataaagatttttcaaaaaatcactataaattcaattttcaaccgaattattttttctctacGCTAAATATTGTCTGTGtacttatctatttttttaataatatacaggATATGGTAAATTCAatagttgtcaaataccgtgttgcttcggttggaggcGCCCTGCAGCTATAACCAGAGGCCTTAtcgtctaacacacttggaataaccatcgttttcaccacttctttctatcactcggcataagacgagggtagaaagagatggctaTGATCGCAAACATCAGCGCGTTAGTCAATACAGCCTAAGGTCTTCCGTCAATCGTCCATCAACCGGGCTTTAAATTTCATAAACCTGTTCCAGATCCATGCCTCTACATTTTACGGTTTTCGTCGCAACTGCAGTTCGAAGACAAGCAGCATGAGGTCAGCATGACGGCGCTGCGTCTGGTGCAGAGGATGAAGCGGGACTCCATCCACTCGGGGCGGCGGCCGTCGGGCATCTGTGGCGCTGGTAAGGGCGGCCATTACTAAATAAGCtattctataataataataataatattcatttatttcaagcaacatgactcatagaaaatatataaaagagaaagaaaaaaaaaaaaaaaaatataatgtcatgTGGTAATATAATGTGTAGTAATATATAATGTCCTTAAGGGATTCGCGATTATGAATTACCTACAGTGTAGGTCCTATACTCTTCAGATcgtgaacatgaaactaccgtgagactccctcatattaaatgatattattgtaacggataactctcgtcttaaacctagtttagctcgacatgttagcTCGATATGCCGCGtactcctgagaagaagggctacgaaatagcccgaaacatgtcgagctaaactcggtttaagacgagAGTTATCCCTTCAGATCAGATTTTGGCtcaagaaatagttatttgtgcaacaagagaacaaagtcgttttttggtgcgagtgttgattttgaatcccgagtaagcgaaggattctacaattgaatcacgagcgatagcgagtgattctaggttagaatcctgagatcagcgagggattcaaacacacgagatgcaagaaaactttggtctcgtgtgacacatacaacttttcacctgagcagcgagaacatttaaattaaaggtgcgattttgctcactgatttttcatagcaaaacctgcctgtttgagctgctgaggtgaaaaaatatataccgaGTTATTCATTCCTACTGTCCTTACGAAAGtaatatatgcgaaagtttgcgtgAGTACGTGCCTATGTTTGGTACCCTTTCAATCTAAAACTGCTGAcgggtttagatgaaatttggtatgtagatagctggaagtttggaataacacaaaagACGATACCGATTATCACGATATTccaaaattccaaaatttcagTCGTTAGCTTAGATAGACCCGTGAAATTTGTCACGGCTGTTTCTTATGTAGCGTCAAGaaaaccacgatataatttGTCACGGCTGTTTCTTATGTAGCGTCAAGaaaaccacgatataatttGTCACGGCTGTTTCTTATGTAGCGTCAAGaaaaccacgatataatttCTGAGAATCCCCACGGTTTTTCGGAATCCTGGTATTTAATTTAGATCTGTTAATATATATATCTAAAAGTTACACTATAATTGTCAAGTTGCAAAATGACAAGCGTTTCTGCATCGATATTTGTTTTCAAGTACGCACTAAAGACTCGATTCTACTAACGATTTATGTTTCGAGTCGTATGAACATCTTGAAAATGCCCTTGTCCTGAAGTGCCTACTGCAATTTGCAATGTGTGAGGTCGAAAACCTATTGAAAGTTAAGTGTTCTGCGCATCACTACAAAATTTCCCATGGCCACTTGtctagtacctattttattcaAACAGGTTTAATCAGTTATATAAATGTTCAGATTAGACGAaatggaattaaataatttagtgGAAAAACCATCATTcctcaaaataattatgtattgttTTTCACGGTATACCACACTGATATACGgtgttataaaattaacattatattattatgcaagTGAGATTAGTAGTTAAAGTGAACAAGAGTCGGCCAGGCATTTGATTTAAGTACACAGGAATTTAACTTGGGTGAAGTCTTTAAGGTTTCTCATTGTTACTAACTTGATATGGATAATCTccgaaataaaagaatattattattaagacccagagtacaaatattttttcgtatTTAGCAATTTTACATTTTGCGTTTTGCATGAAAATTTGAAGAGCCGAGAGTCGAGAGTAATCTTGTTTTTTAGAGGCGGAAATATTTGATGTCAAAGCTTTTTTTAAACATACTGAATACGTAGTGAAAACTGGAGAGTAAAGAGTTGTCAATATTCAGCCTTTCTATTTTTTAAAGCTTGTCAAATAATAAAAGCTTTATAATAGAATACTTTTACACTTTGCGTTTGTTACGAAGTGAAATTATAAACTTGTCTATAAatatagaaagaaaaaagaaagaaagaagaatgCACTAATACGgcagacacacaaatacaataacatttacacaaataaaccaaataagaaataaatgtgaaaacacacaaaaatagtaacataatacacaattttgcgTGACCCCGCAAAAGcaaaacggtcgctgactcagcatttcACAATTTGGAACTTGTTTAATTAATTCGACTACGCTGGTATTTTAGTCTAAGACTAATTTATCTATATTTCATTCCAGCTCTCCTAATAGCAGCCCGGCTCCACAGCTTCTCCCGCACACCGTCCGACGTGGTGCGAATAGTAAAAGTCCACGAATCAACACTCCGGAAGCGACTCCTAGAGTTTGGCGACACGCCGTCCAGTGCGCTCACTCTTGAGGAGTTCATGACGGTAGATCTGGAGGAGGAACAGGATCCCCCCGCCTTCAGAGCCGCTAGGAAGCGGGATAAGGAACGCTTACAGAAGGTAAATATCATAGAATTGTCTTGCGAGATAAAAGCGCGACGTGCTGTCTGACTGAAAAGCCGGATATTTCTTATCCTGGCTCTACAGGGCCTGCCTTAGCCGTCTAGGCACCCCGGGTGAGTTGGCACCCTTTTAGATACCTCAAGCGACCCAATGACAGGTTGTGTTTGTTAGACATAGAATACTCATATTCACTCCTATCAGATAAGTCTAGAAAAGTCAATGCGTTGGGACCAGTTTTCccataaacttaatattacttGGACGAACAGACCTTGCTTGACATTTGTAAATGTCTGtgtgagttttagagttgccCTCACTGCTACCCGTATATCCAGTATCGTCATATAGGTAAGGtacacagtacaaataaatcttaagggctgttgcagtaaagtaggtactagaaatttcataaacatttctaaaaaaaaaaattgccagcaAATATCTGTCACTCCCACTCATGTCACTCGTCGTTCGTCGTTAACTTTACACTAGacagttaggtacctatattcgtATGTCGAGAGTGCAAATAGTAAGCtatgaataaaacacaaacaagatAGTACCTACTAAGCTTTAATGAACACTTAAGGTATTTTTAGTTAGCATGGCAAAAAGTCCAATTGTTAcctcaatattaaaaatgactcGAACGAAACGGATGAAATTATCGCTTAATTGACTTTACACGATTATTGTGCTACGTCTGAGTCAACGTACGGTCACTCCAGAAATCGATAACATTTTCACGTACACAAATATTCAAATAGTAAAATTAATTCTTGATAACTTCAATATCTACCTATTATCTaagattgtttgtttgtactttGTGCGCTCACGTTTGATGGACCAGGTTCTggttcaattttaaacaaaataaaacaatagcaaTATAACACacctaataaaaacaataacacaACTCAACAAATAACTGACAACTATTAAGTaactaaaatcattaaattctcaattttaagttattttacttttattttctcaaatctTTGAATCGGAGAAAAGCAGATACAAATTTTAGTACAAAACTTTATTGTAAGAATATCGATATAGGTATcgattaaaaatattcaaactctACGCCTTAAGTGCTCAAGTTCAcggatacaatatatttttatttaacacacaAATATTAGAAATCAAGCCATATTTAGGAAACAGACTATTTACCGCTTCATATTAgcatattaataagtaaatttgagAATACATTCAATGAAAATAAGAGCTATAAAAATGGTACTTGTACAATCATATTTACCTGtgaaatgtatgtttatttgcGTTATCACAACTCAACACAGAATACGACACCATTCTGGAATCCTAtcgttttatgcaaaaaatcgaAAGGATTGCAGAAAAAAACTCAAAACAAATACGACGACAATTTTGACAGGAGGCTAAACGAGGCTAACTGATTCAAAACGGGACACGCtgacattttgattttatctctTTCCCACACATAGCTTATGCCGCAATGTTGGTCTatttacgctagtaatatttaGTTTATGAGTTTTCCTTTAGATGGATaaaagtataggtaggtattcaaaTTAAGTGGAGCTGGCGCGCGTGGCGCCCTCTAGTACCTGgtgtgtgtccccccccccaaAGCTGGCACTGCGGCTCTATGTCTAGTCATTGCACAGATTGCCATTAACAGTCTAACAAAGTGTTTCTATTTCAGTTAATGGAAGAAGAAGATGGAGAGAGGGAGATGACAGATCTGCAGAAAGAGATTGACGCACAGCTGGAAAAGGACAATTCTAGAAGAAGAAAGGCGGCAGCTTCGTCAACGCCATCGTCAGTATTAGGTGTTGGTGAGTATTACGTAATGTATGTGTATGAAAACCATTTTAACTAAATTGTGGCAATAAGATAATCCTTACAGCCTTGTTACCAACAGAAAAACAATATTCATGAAAATTATATGAAAGGAAGGAGTGAGGTAAagcttatttttcatcacacttgctcgtaaacagtgtcgtaacatgcaagctaccttggttgcgttgcaaccccccaaataaaaccctcgaccttaatgtgcttgtcatgaaacccgtggtcggtaaatgagtcattgcccgtactaattttgttgtcgaAGCCtgaggtcggtaaatgagtttgttactgcatggcgtgctgctcggGCACatgcagggggggggggggcagggAGGCGCGGAGCTGgggctgccaagagcgcaatcagcggtatcagcaatttttgaaaaaatataaataatattagtttttattttacaaatatacaattttactcgcaaatatgatgaaaaacattgtatgtcgcacgggcggtactagaaatacgaacatcgacttattaaagccctgtcttcgacttcgagcttctaatagactctcgttcgtaattccttatttaccgccctaaagacacaatgtactatttcttcCACACGTAcaaacactgtatttttttaagcttcGTTTTAGTTACTTTAAATCAAATATCTAATAATGTAAATGTAGTGCATTCTAATTCTATGATTTATATTGGGACCGTGCGCGACGACATCGCCACATAGCGGTGGTTACTATGAGCATTATTGGGCATATGTTGTCACAACTACAATTTATAACAACACAACTTATTACGACCAcatttatcttaaaaacaatCAATGTTTACTGCGAAACCATACAATCTGACAGCTCAAGCCAGCACcattggtttaattttttgccgtAGCGAGCGCTGTGATCGTTTCGGCTCCCCTCACCATCCGCTTGGCACGGTCCCAATAGACCCGCTGTAATAAGTAATGTGCTTCCAGATGCAGGCGCATCAGAGGACGCGGACGCCTCCAGGTTTGCAGCAGAAGACACACTCACCCTGCTGGGAGAGATAGCCAATGAGATGCAACCCAAGTCCGAAGAGGTGCAGAAACAGGAGAAGATGAAGTTGGAAAAGGGGCTTGGTAAGAACAGTTCATTTAACAGTTTAAAACCTGTTACACGATTGCTTATCGCGCGGGAAtagggaatatttttttttgtttggcaAACCGAGTTGCGAaagatttgttttaaatatcttaaaaatcAATTGTCAAAACAGATTTTGATGATTTTAtgtcattcgttttattttccagttttgtatcacgttcaataaattatgtcttttttatttcttctacttttttatcaaatagctggcaaacgagcatgcgggccacctgatggtaagcgatcaccgccacccatggacacctagagcataattaggactgcgggtgcgttgccggcctaaaggggagggggatAGAGGAGGGAGGATTACTAATAAAAAGGGCGCTTTATGtataatttcagctttctaggtctAAGATGTTGTACTGGGCTTTCATTAGAGTTAGTTAGTTTGACGAGATGAGGGCCTGAAAGTGAGTCAGTCACTTTCAGACCCCTACATCATAAACCCGACAGGTGACATGGACTACTTTAAATCTCGTTCAATACGAAACCCGGTTTAAATTCTCAAGTCAAGAATTTTCTTCGAGTTGTCGTAATAATTTGTCGCCTGTTTCGTTTATAAAATAGGGCCCTGAGCTTCTCTTTTTAAACATTAACCATCTTGATGTACTTACACAATAAAGATACGAGAATAAATATCATGCtgcagtacagtcaccagcattaatatctgccacagcggagcgtgcaaaaatatctgacacgtccttccggccctagaaatagagtcgtatcagatatttatgcacgcttattgtgtcagatattggtgctggtccGTACAGGTCCGCACTATgtctggaaaagggttaaggtTTAAAATTGCATATTACAGGTCCAGATCTAGCAGTAATAGGCCTGGGCCAGCCTGAGGAGAAAAACGAGAAGTTCTTAAAACCGGAGCCCAAGTCTCACTTCGCCAAAGACCTGCATAACGCCGACGAGCTGATACTAGGCCCGAGCGAGGAGGATTATATCAGTTCTTTAATTATGAGTGAAGAGGAAGCGAGACATAAGACTAAGCTCTGGAATCAGATCAACGCCGGCTATTTGAGGGAGCAGAAGAGTAAGTTGATGTTGTATAGGGTTTGATAAACAATGTGTAAGTGACCTTGTCTGGTTTCTGATCAATTTCCCCGAAAACGAAGATGATTTTCAGCCGATTTTGTCAATGAGTTTTtgaaaactaacctaacctttcatttttataagaatttgtattacACGCGCCCGCGGGATCTttacaattttccggaataaaaactatcctatttcatTCTCAATCTCGAACTATATCCATGTCATATTTCGCCGGATGACAagcaaaagttacaaaaatttcTGTCACTGTTCTTCAAAAAGTCGTATCCAGTCAGTAATTTCATACTGAGATACTAGctttgttgtaagtaggtatttggtatttagtgacttttgcttgtcacccgacgattTTATCACGTTTGGCTGAGTACTTTAAGCGTGAatgcgtaacaaacaaacatactccctttgaagaataataaaaataatgttttattggcaggtggtaggaccttgtgcaaggtccgcccggattgctaccgccctcgtgctcgctaatcctgccgtgaaacagtagtgcttgcactgttgtctttcggcgtggagagtaagacagccggtgaaattactggcacttgaggtatcccatcttaggcctctaggttggcaacgcatctgcaatccccctggtgttgcaggtgtctatgggcggtggtgatctcttaccatcaggagacccacttgctcgttttccatccagttgaataaaaaaaaaattcaattcgCAGTAAAAGAGGAAATGCGCGCAAAAGAAAAAGAGGAAGGCAAAGACAAAAAGAAGAAAGTGAGGGGTTCTTACAAAAAGAAGACTCCGTGTAACGCCGCGACGGCCGGCGAGGCGATAGAGAAGATGTTAGCGGAAAAGCGGATCAGTATGAAGATTAACTATAATATACTGAAGACATTGGATCATCCCGGGGCGCCAGTGTCGCCTGTGAGGGAAACTGCGACGCCTGTAGTCGAGTAAGTAacgattttacaagcttttatttaacttgctacttatgtatgtacagtgagcagcagaagtggatgagatACGGTGCTTAAAATGATCTACATACAGTTCTACTGCCATGGTAATAAGAGTGTGTAGAGTGTGTTTTTTTAGGAGTTGATTATCAAATCAGGTTTTAAAGCATagtttttactgactgtactttttgttgactatacatATGTGTAAATGTATGTATAAACCTTGTGTGAATAGTTATCTAACTTATGTAGAGACAACTacgttttattgaaaattctaCACCTATTATTGTTGCTCCAGATATTAATTTCGAAGCGTGTTAATTTCAGATCAAAGCCTCCCACCCCGATCCAGGTGCCTGCGTCGCCGGTGCCCAAGAAACGTAAGAAGAAGGCCCCCACGATACCCACCTTGAATGTAGCGAGCCCGTCGCCTGCGGAACCCAGGACGCCGGGCCCTAAAACACCCGCGCCCGCCACTCCGAAGGCCGCAACACCGGCCCTAGTTGGTAAGAAATTATCAATGGCGTGACATCGTAACAACTCGAGTTCCACCGGGTTCCCCAATTTTTTTCATGTGTTTGTGTAGGTAActtccgcgtgggaactacggcccaagctctcattctgagaggaggcctgtgtccggcagtgggacgtatataggctgggatgatgatgatgatgattagttgGAGTGTATTACAGGTCGAATAGTTTTTGTCCGCACCATTATGAAAGTTCGATGACACCcgatattttacaaaaataattattatacaaagtacggtcaaggacttaatCATTCATGAGAccccatggaaccatttcacagtaaacgtcatagtgacatcgcattaactaacaagaaaaatcgtaatgacttttcctttgaaaaggtacctactGTAACGGATAAGCGGGAAAATGAGAAAGGCGGTGTTTTTGTGTTACTTccgaaattaaataaataaataaataaatatcatgggacacttgacaccaattgacctagtcccaaactaagcaaaacttgtactatggatactaggcaacggataaacatacttatatagataaatacatacttaaatacatattaaacatccaagacccgagaacaaacattcgtgttattcacacaaatatctgccccggccgggattcgaacccaggacctcaagcttcatagtcaggttctctaaccacttagccatccggtcgtccggtCGTCAATTATGAGCAAACAACGATATGCACATGTGTTAGCGTGCGTAGGCTGTTTGAGACGGACTGAAGTGCTTAAGaaaacgcacacacacacacgcatgcgGTCGCTTGCACATAGAAAGATGTATTTCTATACAATAGTTGTTCCTTAAATACTAATAGATGGCGCTACaggtaagtaattataaattagTTTATAATCGTAATTGTAAGCGAGATATTTAAAGAAATGTTTAGAGTTAAGTTTAGACTTGTTTTCAGGTTATATAAGtagtttatgtttatttttcagggatacagcgccatctagcggcaaCAGGtaccatggtggctcatgaagtccttgaccgtacaataTCTCCTACGCGGCTGATCCCAATTTTATGAACTTGGCTAAGGAACCACCGCGATTAATCATGCattacatcaaaaaaaaaatcctaatggGTCAATCCATTAAAAAGCTAAAATAATTCAAACTACAGACGCACTGATACACAAGTTTACTAACACATGTCGGTATTGACTGCTTaagttacaaaaacatgtaAATACGACTTTAAAGTTAAGTCAATAAAgggtatatacatatttttgtaacattggtCGTATCGACAAATCTCTTTGtcgttgactgtactgtacCTCTGTTTTCTGTAGTGCTTACTACATTCTGGTGTTAAATAAAGGGTCATTGTATTGGGGTTACAAACTACTAGACTAAAAGCACCATGTTCTCTGTTCTGAAGAAATATGGACCTGGCAAAACAATAATTAGTGAAAACCTTCCTTCCAGATGCTGGCGAAGATTACGATGAGGACGCGGAACCCGAGCCGACGGACGCCGCTTCGGAGCTGTCTCTGGGAGCCCTGCTGAGAAACGAGCAGGACGACGACTATTACGACTATGAAGAATACTAAACATGGGTGAATTTTAACGGATGTAGTGGCTGGGTTTTGCCGCCGGCGTGGAAGCC
This region of Choristoneura fumiferana chromosome 11, NRCan_CFum_1, whole genome shotgun sequence genomic DNA includes:
- the Brf gene encoding brf RNA polymerase III subunit; protein product: MSGKKCKHCGSSEIEVDPARGDAVCTNCGTVLEDNIIVAEVEFQENAHGGASAIGQFVSAESKGGATGFGGAFNAGIGQESREVTLRKARDGITALCQQLRLNQQCIDIACNFFKMALSRHLTIGRPASHTQAACVYMTCRTEGTAHLLIDISDALQICCYQLGRTYFRLSRALCINIPPTDPCLYILRFSSQLQFEDKQHEVSMTALRLVQRMKRDSIHSGRRPSGICGAALLIAARLHSFSRTPSDVVRIVKVHESTLRKRLLEFGDTPSSALTLEEFMTVDLEEEQDPPAFRAARKRDKERLQKLMEEEDGEREMTDLQKEIDAQLEKDNSRRRKAAASSTPSSVLGVDAGASEDADASRFAAEDTLTLLGEIANEMQPKSEEVQKQEKMKLEKGLGPDLAVIGLGQPEEKNEKFLKPEPKSHFAKDLHNADELILGPSEEDYISSLIMSEEEARHKTKLWNQINAGYLREQKIKEEMRAKEKEEGKDKKKKVRGSYKKKTPCNAATAGEAIEKMLAEKRISMKINYNILKTLDHPGAPVSPVRETATPVVESKPPTPIQVPASPVPKKRKKKAPTIPTLNVASPSPAEPRTPGPKTPAPATPKAATPALVDAGEDYDEDAEPEPTDAASELSLGALLRNEQDDDYYDYEEY